The following proteins are encoded in a genomic region of Oncorhynchus kisutch isolate 150728-3 linkage group LG18, Okis_V2, whole genome shotgun sequence:
- the LOC116354698 gene encoding transcobalamin-1-like produces the protein MSLIMASFLSTALLLLVPGILTEKDHGSKPINLTVVNNISDAPNETYSTDIVYRGILLGAMRRLQQTNADFKFTYTEDLNYGPFLESVNGVAGDNAEHTYWELLVQTGKNGSVIRPDVGIGCYIPELNDHIILNFTKW, from the exons ATGAGTTTAATCATGGCATCTTTTCTCTCTACAGCTCTGCTGTTGCTGGTTCCTGGGATCCTGACTGAAA AGGACCATGGCTCAAAACCCATCAATTTGACGGTAGTCAACAACATCTCCGATGCACCCAATGAGACCTACAGTACTGACATTGTGTACAGAGGGATCCTACTTGGTGCCATGAGGAGACTGCAGCAGACCAATGCAGACTTCAA GTTTACCTACACAGAGGACCTCAACTATGGTCCTTTCCTGGAGAGTGTGAATGGTGTTGCTGGGGACAATGCTGAGCACACTTACTGGGAGCTCCTTGTTCAGACTGGGAAGAATGGATCTGTGATCAGACCTGACGTGG GTATTGGCTGTTACATCCCTGAACTAAATGACCACATCATCCTGAATTTTACAAAATGGTGA